The Candidatus Dormiibacterota bacterium DNA window CAGACGCTAACGGCTCGAGCCACGCTTCACGCTCGTCCCCCCAGCCGATATGGCCGCGATAGATCGCGATCGCTCGCCTAAAATGGACCCGCGCGGTGTTCATATCGCCGCTAACGTACGCGATATTTGCGCTGCGTACGTGCGCGATGTAGCGCCGCACGTCGACGTTTACAAACTCGAGATTGACGTTCAGCGTTTTCTCCAGGACCGCGAAGTAGTTTGCGGTCTCGTCCGCTCCGAGCAGCGCTCCGAGCGCTTTTCGAATGTTGCTGCAGGCCGTTCGCAGGCTTAATTGGCTTACCTTCGCGTCCTGATCCGGCCAGAAGATCTTCTGCAACTCTTCCCGCGTCGCATAGCCTTCCGGCGTTAGCAGCAGGTACTGAAACACGCGTCGATCCATGCGCCGCATCCACTGGACCGGCTCCTCGTCAATCGCGCACGTGAAGCGCCAAAAAAACCGGGCGGTAATCAGGCGCGGCTCTGTAGACACTACTGAAACGGCGTCCCGAATTCCTGAGTGTAGTAGTCGAGAACGGGCCCATAGATCGGGTTGTAGCTAGTCCCATTTTTGACTTCCGCCAATCCAATCCACACGTATTGCGGATCGATGAGATTGAGGAAGTGTTGCGCTCCCGAGTGTCCTAGGCACGTGCTGTAGGTAGCGGGTTGCGGACAGTTGGCCGATTCGGCGACAAACCCGGTCTCGGCGTTCGTCCACGTACTG harbors:
- a CDS encoding BTAD domain-containing putative transcriptional regulator → MDRRVFQYLLLTPEGYATREELQKIFWPDQDAKVSQLSLRTACSNIRKALGALLGADETANYFAVLEKTLNVNLEFVNVDVRRYIAHVRSANIAYVSGDMNTARVHFRRAIAIYRGHIGWGDEREAWLEPLASECAELQRGAIERFAELSRLSGVLLDNDAGLSSASGG